TTTTTGGGACCAAGCAGGGGCTCCGGTTTTTTTTTTCACGTGTCACGATTTTCTTGACGTACCACCGGTTTAATTACGTACGGTCAAACTTCTTATATAATCTCCTCAGTAGGCCGATCCAATTAAGTGACCTATTTTCGCATGTCCGATCATGGTACAAAACCGATTTGTATGTATCAAATTTTCAGAATATGTAGCATTTATCTCTAACATTTTTTTCCTATAGTGTGTCAAGTCGCGAAGTTATGGTACAAAAAAGTTGACCAATAATACAAAATAATTTAGAATGTAACTTTTACCTGCATATGTAACTTTATTTTCCAAATGTAacatcataaaatataccaagggAAGATCGAATGCACTTGGAGCACGTGTTACTAAGAAATATGGTATTGTATATGATTTCCTTCTTCCAACTTCCAAAAGTTGTCTTAAAACGATTGGATTACTTTCGATCAAGATTTCTTTGGCAAGGGGATAATAATAAAAAAATCGATTGGCTAAGTGGAGTGTAGTTTGCCGTCCCAAAGACCAAGGGGGACTTGGGATAAATAACCTTGAGGTCAAGAACAGAGCTCTCCTTAGTAAATGGCTTTTCAAGCTTCTTACTGAAGAAGAGGTTTGGCAAACCCTCCTTAGGAGAAAGCATGTTGGTTCAAGGACATTGTCGTAGGTTATTTGAAAATCTAGCGATTCGCACTTTAGGCTGGTCTCATGGCAACGAAGAAATTCTTCTTTCCATATGGGTCTTTCTCGATTAAGGATGGATCGAAAATTAGGTTCTGGGAGGATAGATGGCTAGATAATGCCACGCCCCGAGAACAATATCCGGCTTTGTACAATATGGTACGCCACAAAAGTGATACAACCGCTAAGGTGATGGAAATATATCCACCAAACAAACATCATGGAATATTTTGTTACAACGCCTGGATTCGGTTCAGTTGTCGCAGGGATCTGATGAATTTTGTTGGAATCAAAATGAGAGTGGTAAATTTTCCATGGATTCCATGTATAAGGCTTTAATCCAACCTGCTATACTAGTTGTTAATAATTCAAAATTTTGGAAGATGACGATCCCACTTAAAACAAAGGTTTTTGCGTGGTATCTTCGTCAAGAGGTAATCCTCAACTAAGACAACCTTGCAAACATAATTGGCAAGGAAGCAAAAAAGTGTGTGTTTTGTCATCATGCCGAGACTACAAACATTTATTCTTTCATTGTCAATTTgttagatctatatggtcagccatcagataggttctaccttatatccaCCACGAAGCGTTGCGAATATATTTGACAATTGGCTAAACGGTGTAGATCCTAGGTTCAAGCTATTTATTATGGTGGGACCAATTACCGTTATTTGGTCGCTATAACCATGTAGAAATGACAatgtttttaatgataaaaatgttTCTCTTATGCAGGTTATCTACCGATGTACAAGTTTCTGGTCACCTCTATAGTGTGTGGAGAACAGCGATCTATTTATGGAGGATGCGGCGAGGGATGTTTTTACCCTACATGGATGACAACATAATCTATGGATTGGCCCTCCTCCTCCATAGAGACTACCTTGCTTTTGACTTGTTTTCGTTTTgattgccttttattttgcacctcttgaactgaaacgattgtgtgTATCCTGATTATACAGATGCCCAGAGTAATGCTTAAATTTTTTAAATAATAAAGCGTCCATTATCGAAAAAAAAGCACTAGTCACCGGGTATATAAAAAAAAGCTGAGCACTCGACTGAGATTTCTCGCCATGTTTTTCGAAATGGGATGCCTTGGCATCTGCCTGAGATTTCTCACCTGCTCATGTCTAGATTCGTGAGTGTGATCCATTCCAATCAAAGTCCCCAATCTATGTTTTGCAACTTTTCTTAGTTTGGCTGGTTATGAAGTCCTTCGCAGGGTGGCCTCCACGTCCACGTACAAGGCCAACTCACGGCCGAGAGCCGCTCGCGACGTGGGCACCGTCGCGGCCACCGCCCAGCGCCTCGCAGGTAGGTTCGCTGGCCCGGAGCACATGCCTATAAATTGTGCCCACTGGCTCTCAGCAAATACATCAGCAACAGTCGAAGACACAAACAGCAAAGTAGCAGCAAATTTCCGTAGCTTCTTCCTCCCTTCCTGCACTTTCCGCGGAATAGATGGCGACTGTGATGGCCATGAGCTCCTTCGCCGGCGCCGCCGTCATGCCGGCCGGCCGCTTCGGCGCCCAGTCTCTTCCTGCGCTGGGCCGACGCGCCTTCGTCGTCCGGGCACAAACAGAGAAGCCGAGTACACCATCGCCCAAGGTACGTTGTTAAACTTGTACATGTCAGTATGTCACCCGGTTGACCGGTTCATTTACAAGTTTCTGATATTTGTTCCTGCCACAGCCGAGCCCATCAATCTGGGACGCGCTGGCGTTCAGCGGCCCGGCGCCGGAGCGCATCAATGGGCGTCTGGCCATGGTGGGATTCGTCACGGCGCTGGCCGTCGAAGCAGGGCGCGGCGACGGCCTCCTCTCGCAGCTCGGCAACGGCACCGGGCAGGCGTGGTTCGCGTACACCGTGGCGGTGCTCTCCGTGGCGTCGCTGGTGCCGCTGCTCCAGGGCGAGAGCGCCGAGGGCAGGGCCGGGGCCATCATGAACGCCAACGCAGAGCTCTGGAACGGCCGCTTCGCCATGCTCGGACTAGTCGCGCTCGCCGCCACAGAGATCCTCACCGGCGCGCCATTCATCAACATCTAGATTAGTGTGGGCttctagcttttttttttttgcatagaaTATCGGGAGCTTTATTAAATATGGTTTCCAATACAATCAGCCCTTAGGCTGCTGGACAAGAAACTAGGATTTTCATCAAGCCAGCTACAGGTTTGATCAAGTGTACAAGCTAGTCTCGCACATACATGAGCAGAATTATTTGCCGAACGCCTAACATGCTGAACTGAGAACGACACAAAATCAGAAACCAGCTCCCCAACTTCATCTAAGATAGGCGCCACGATGGAACGATCATCCTGGCGCAAAGACCAGAGGTTAACTACCTCCAAACTGTCCATCTCCATCACCACATGTGAGAACCCTCGGAGTTTCGCGAAGATCACTCCATCTCTTAAGGCCAATACTTCAGCAATTAATGGATCATCTAGCTAGTCATTCGTGTATGTTCGTATCATGAGTTTTTGTACTTGCTTCGCTAGGCCGTAATACAGCGGATAGGACAAAATGTACAGGTCCTTCGGGTTTTCTTTGCAAAATATCGCAGTGTTACTGAAATTTGGCTCCCTTCGTCCGCGCTACTACTGCACAATTCCGCGTACTGTTCGGATGAAAATATTTTAAGTGGGCcaattcttgtaaaatgttaagtAGCGGTATAAACTAAAATTCAAT
This region of Lolium perenne isolate Kyuss_39 chromosome 2, Kyuss_2.0, whole genome shotgun sequence genomic DNA includes:
- the LOC127321930 gene encoding low molecular mass early light-inducible protein HV90, chloroplastic-like, translating into MATVMAMSSFAGAAVMPAGRFGAQSLPALGRRAFVVRAQTEKPSTPSPKPSPSIWDALAFSGPAPERINGRLAMVGFVTALAVEAGRGDGLLSQLGNGTGQAWFAYTVAVLSVASLVPLLQGESAEGRAGAIMNANAELWNGRFAMLGLVALAATEILTGAPFINI